A window of Lysobacter terrestris contains these coding sequences:
- a CDS encoding LysR family transcriptional regulator, with the protein MLNVSPRQLEVFVHAAASGSLSGAAARLHLTQPAASMALAEMERLLDTRVFDRVRGGLRLNPRGRELLPLAQELLERHAEFARAASDRGELLAGELRIGTSNTVGNYRVGELLGAFVREQPQVAIRLQVANTEAIAQGVLDHALDVGCVEGTVIHPELQVQPWRDDALVMCAPPGHPLARRRSLQAEDFGDARWVLREPGSATRALGEQVLAQLPPPRSRLELSQTEAIKQAVAAGLGIAVLPEVAVGEAVAAGRLVVLRTPFLRPYLRRKLSLLLHRRKYRGALLEAFLQSL; encoded by the coding sequence ATGCTAAACGTCAGCCCGCGCCAGCTCGAGGTTTTCGTCCACGCCGCGGCCAGCGGCAGCCTCAGTGGCGCTGCCGCGCGCCTGCATCTGACCCAGCCCGCGGCCAGCATGGCCCTGGCGGAAATGGAGCGGCTGCTGGACACGCGGGTGTTCGACCGGGTGCGCGGCGGCCTGCGCCTCAATCCGCGCGGTCGCGAGCTGCTTCCGCTCGCGCAGGAGCTGCTGGAGCGCCACGCCGAATTCGCACGTGCCGCCAGCGATCGCGGTGAACTGCTCGCCGGCGAGCTGCGCATAGGCACCAGCAACACGGTCGGCAACTACCGGGTCGGCGAGTTGCTGGGAGCCTTCGTGCGCGAGCAGCCGCAGGTCGCCATCCGCCTGCAGGTGGCCAACACCGAAGCCATCGCGCAGGGCGTGCTCGATCACGCGCTCGATGTCGGTTGCGTGGAGGGCACGGTGATCCATCCGGAACTGCAGGTGCAGCCGTGGCGCGACGACGCGCTGGTGATGTGCGCGCCGCCCGGGCATCCGCTGGCCAGGCGCCGCAGCCTGCAGGCCGAGGACTTCGGCGATGCGCGCTGGGTGCTGCGCGAGCCCGGGTCGGCGACGCGGGCTCTGGGCGAACAGGTCCTGGCGCAGTTGCCGCCGCCGCGCAGCCGGCTGGAACTGAGCCAGACCGAGGCGATCAAGCAGGCCGTCGCGGCGGGGCTGGGCATCGCCGTGTTGCCGGAGGTGGCGGTCGGCGAGGCCGTCGCCGCGGGCCGGCTGGTGGTGCTGCGCACGCCGTTCCTGCGGCCGTACCTGCGCCGCAAGCTGTCGCTGCTGCTGCACCGGCGCAAATACCGGGGCGCGCTGCTCGAAGCCTTCCTGCAGTCGCTGTGA
- a CDS encoding YeiH family protein, whose protein sequence is MQQAIPTAGTSPRTFPVPDTASRWPGLTLVLAPAVLAALAGRALPLLGGAVCGIALGVLVRTRWTPRARHKDGIAFATRELLQWSIVLLGFGMDLGVIARTGLASLPVTLLTLAVAFATAWWLGRILRVPGRLGLLVGVGTAICGGSAIAATAPIVQPDEHETAYALTTIFLFNLVAVLLFPLLGHALHLSDAGFGTWAGTAINDTSSVVAAGYAFSREAGDVATVVKLTRATLIIPVCLVLAAAVAWRTHRSGAGRVDLRRVVPWFVLWFLVASAVRSAGLVPTAALPLLHAAAGFLMVMALTAVGLSADLRRMADTGVRPILLGLGVWLAVATSSLLVQALLSQT, encoded by the coding sequence ATGCAGCAAGCCATCCCCACGGCGGGCACTTCGCCCCGCACCTTCCCGGTTCCGGACACCGCCTCGCGCTGGCCCGGCCTGACCCTGGTCCTCGCCCCGGCCGTCCTCGCCGCGCTGGCGGGCCGGGCCCTGCCCCTGCTCGGGGGCGCGGTCTGTGGCATCGCCCTGGGCGTGCTGGTACGCACGCGCTGGACGCCCCGCGCGCGGCACAAGGACGGCATCGCCTTCGCCACCCGCGAGCTGCTGCAATGGAGCATCGTGCTGCTGGGCTTCGGCATGGACCTGGGCGTCATTGCCCGCACCGGCCTGGCCTCGCTGCCGGTCACGCTGCTGACCCTGGCGGTGGCCTTCGCCACCGCCTGGTGGCTGGGCCGCATCCTGCGCGTGCCGGGCCGGCTCGGCCTGCTGGTGGGCGTGGGCACGGCGATCTGCGGCGGCTCGGCCATCGCCGCGACGGCACCGATCGTGCAACCCGACGAGCACGAAACCGCCTACGCACTGACCACGATCTTCCTGTTCAACCTCGTCGCCGTGCTGCTGTTCCCGCTGCTGGGCCACGCCCTGCACCTGAGCGATGCGGGTTTCGGCACCTGGGCCGGCACCGCCATCAACGACACCTCCTCGGTGGTCGCCGCCGGCTATGCGTTCAGCCGCGAAGCCGGCGACGTCGCGACGGTGGTCAAGCTCACCCGCGCGACGCTGATCATTCCGGTGTGCCTGGTCCTCGCCGCCGCCGTGGCCTGGCGCACGCACCGCAGCGGCGCCGGACGCGTCGACCTGCGCCGCGTGGTGCCGTGGTTCGTGCTGTGGTTCCTGGTCGCGTCGGCCGTGCGCAGCGCCGGCCTGGTACCCACGGCGGCCTTGCCGCTGCTGCACGCCGCGGCCGGCTTCCTGATGGTGATGGCGCTGACCGCCGTGGGCCTATCGGCCGACCTCAGGCGCATGGCCGACACGGGGGTGCGCCCGATCCTGCTGGGCCTGGGCGTCTGGCTGGCCGTGGCGACCAGCAGCCTGCTGGTGCAGGCGCTGCTGTCCCAGACCTGA
- the ettA gene encoding energy-dependent translational throttle protein EttA: MQYIYTMNGVSKVVPPKRQIIKDISLSFFPGAKIGLLGLNGAGKSTVLKIMAGVDQDFVGEARPQPGIKVGYLAQEPQLDPAHTVRQAVEVGLGEIINAQAALDAVYAAYAEEGADFDKLAAEQQRLESILAAGDAHTLENQLEVAADALRLPPWEAVIGNLSGGEKRRVALCQLLLQKPDMLLLDEPTNHLDAESVEWLEQFLARYTGTVVAVTHDRYFLDNAAEWILELDRGRGIPWKGNYTEWLVQKDERLKQEENQEKSRQKAIQKELEWARQNAKGGRSKGKARLARIEELQSVDYQKRQETNEIFIPPGERLGNKVIEFKNVSKKFGDRLLIDDLSFSVPAGAIVGIIGPNGAGKSTLFKMIIGKEKPDTGTIETGQTVKLAYVDQSRDALTGNHNVFQEVSGGLDILNINGIEIQSRAYIGRFNFKGQDQQKMVGTLSGGERGRLHMAKTLLQGGNVLLLDEPSNDLDIETLRALEDALLEFPGNTFVISHDRWFLDRIATHILAFEGDSHVEFFQGNYREYEEDKKRRMGAEGAAPHRLRFKALK; the protein is encoded by the coding sequence ATGCAATACATCTACACCATGAACGGCGTCAGCAAGGTCGTGCCGCCGAAGCGCCAGATCATCAAGGACATCTCGCTGTCCTTCTTCCCGGGCGCGAAGATCGGCCTGCTCGGCCTCAACGGCGCCGGCAAGTCGACGGTGCTGAAGATCATGGCCGGCGTCGACCAGGACTTCGTCGGCGAAGCGCGTCCGCAGCCCGGCATCAAGGTCGGCTACCTGGCGCAGGAGCCGCAGCTCGATCCCGCCCACACCGTGCGTCAGGCCGTCGAAGTGGGTCTGGGCGAGATCATCAACGCGCAGGCCGCGCTCGACGCCGTCTACGCCGCCTACGCCGAAGAAGGCGCCGACTTCGACAAGCTCGCCGCCGAGCAGCAGCGCCTGGAATCCATCCTCGCCGCCGGCGACGCGCACACCCTGGAAAACCAGCTCGAAGTCGCCGCCGATGCGCTGCGCCTGCCGCCGTGGGAAGCCGTGATCGGCAACCTGTCGGGCGGTGAGAAGCGCCGCGTCGCGCTGTGCCAGCTGCTGCTGCAGAAGCCGGACATGCTGCTGCTCGACGAACCGACCAACCACCTCGACGCCGAATCGGTCGAATGGCTGGAGCAGTTCCTCGCCCGCTACACCGGCACCGTCGTGGCCGTGACCCACGATCGCTACTTCCTCGACAACGCCGCCGAGTGGATCCTCGAACTCGACCGCGGTCGCGGCATTCCGTGGAAGGGCAACTACACCGAGTGGCTGGTGCAGAAGGACGAGCGCCTGAAGCAGGAAGAGAATCAGGAAAAGTCGCGCCAGAAAGCCATCCAGAAGGAACTCGAGTGGGCGCGCCAGAACGCCAAGGGCGGCCGCTCCAAGGGCAAGGCCCGTCTTGCGCGCATCGAGGAACTGCAGTCGGTCGACTACCAGAAGCGCCAGGAAACGAATGAAATCTTCATTCCGCCGGGCGAGCGCCTGGGCAACAAGGTCATCGAGTTCAAGAACGTCAGCAAGAAGTTCGGCGATCGCCTGCTGATCGACGACCTGTCGTTCTCGGTGCCCGCTGGCGCCATCGTCGGCATCATCGGCCCCAACGGCGCCGGCAAGTCGACGCTGTTCAAGATGATCATCGGCAAGGAAAAGCCCGACACCGGCACGATCGAAACCGGCCAGACCGTGAAGCTGGCCTACGTCGACCAGAGCCGCGACGCGCTGACCGGCAACCACAACGTGTTCCAGGAAGTGTCCGGCGGCCTCGACATCCTCAACATCAACGGCATCGAGATCCAGTCGCGCGCCTACATCGGCCGCTTCAACTTCAAGGGCCAGGACCAGCAGAAGATGGTCGGCACGCTGTCCGGTGGTGAACGCGGCCGCCTGCACATGGCCAAGACCCTGCTGCAGGGCGGCAACGTGCTGCTGCTCGACGAACCGTCGAACGACCTCGACATCGAAACCCTGCGTGCGCTCGAAGACGCCTTGCTCGAATTCCCGGGCAACACCTTCGTGATCTCGCACGATCGCTGGTTCCTCGACCGCATCGCCACGCACATCCTCGCCTTCGAAGGCGACTCGCACGTGGAGTTCTTCCAGGGCAACTACCGCGAGTACGAGGAAGACAAGAAGCGCCGCATGGGCGCGGAAGGCGCGGCGCCGCACCGCCTGCGGTTCAAGGCGCTCAAGTAA
- the pyrF gene encoding orotidine-5'-phosphate decarboxylase, with product MNFMQALRTRWQQADTLVCVGLDPEPARFPAQFANDPDAVFNFCRAIVDATAGYACSFKPQIAHFAALGAEGALTRLIAHIHAAHPGIPVILDSKRGDIGSTAQHYAAEAFDRYAADAVTANPYLGRDSVQPFLDRADRGVVILCRTSNPGAGDLQDLVIDGRPLYQHVAEKVAREWNGHGNCALVVGATWPAQLKEVRAIVGDVPFLVPGVGAQGGDVEAVVTNAKTADGTGLMVSSSRAILYAGNGQDFAAAAADAARALRDEINRYR from the coding sequence ATGAATTTCATGCAGGCACTGCGCACCCGCTGGCAACAGGCCGACACGCTGGTCTGCGTCGGGCTCGACCCCGAGCCCGCTAGGTTCCCCGCGCAGTTCGCCAACGATCCGGACGCGGTGTTCAACTTCTGCCGCGCCATCGTCGATGCCACCGCCGGATACGCGTGCAGCTTCAAGCCGCAGATCGCCCACTTCGCCGCACTCGGCGCAGAAGGTGCGCTGACGCGTCTGATCGCGCATATCCACGCCGCGCACCCCGGCATCCCGGTGATCCTCGACAGCAAGCGCGGCGACATCGGCAGCACGGCGCAGCATTACGCCGCCGAGGCCTTCGACCGCTACGCCGCGGATGCGGTGACCGCGAACCCGTACCTGGGCCGCGATTCGGTGCAGCCCTTCCTCGACCGCGCCGACCGCGGCGTGGTGATCCTGTGCCGCACCTCCAATCCGGGCGCGGGCGACCTGCAGGACCTCGTCATCGACGGCCGTCCGCTCTACCAGCACGTCGCCGAGAAAGTGGCGCGTGAATGGAACGGCCACGGCAACTGCGCGCTCGTCGTGGGCGCCACCTGGCCGGCGCAGCTGAAGGAAGTGCGTGCGATCGTCGGCGACGTACCGTTCCTGGTGCCGGGCGTCGGCGCGCAGGGCGGCGACGTCGAAGCGGTGGTAACGAACGCGAAGACCGCCGACGGCACCGGGCTGATGGTCAGTTCGTCGCGGGCGATCCTGTATGCCGGAAACGGCCAGGACTTCGCCGCAGCGGCGGCGGATGCCGCGCGCGCGCTGCGTGACGAAATCAATCGCTACCGCTGA
- a CDS encoding DUF3667 domain-containing protein, whose translation MLHANHCANCGRAVDAPAQHYCPGCGQPTPAHRIDWHFLGHEIEHSVLHMDRGILYTLKSLMLRPGQLIRDYLEGRRANHVKPFLLIMITAAAVVFLGKLLGDGDLVGAPLQAAIDDARAGGGAAGADAMRVARVFEGVRDWMNLHIAGLTLILLPFEALAFKLAFRRYRDLNYPEWLVITTFLTAQTMVLWVLALPLQRWYPGISSLVMLPAMAYGVVSLVQFFKGQSRWKIALRAALGYALFMVANSLLTVALVIAVLLISRT comes from the coding sequence ATGCTCCACGCGAACCATTGCGCCAACTGCGGGCGCGCCGTCGACGCCCCCGCGCAGCATTACTGCCCGGGCTGCGGCCAACCGACTCCGGCGCACCGCATCGATTGGCACTTCCTCGGTCACGAGATCGAGCACAGCGTGCTGCATATGGACCGCGGCATCCTCTACACGCTCAAGAGCCTGATGCTGCGGCCCGGACAGCTGATCCGTGACTACCTCGAGGGACGGCGGGCGAACCACGTCAAACCGTTCCTGCTGATCATGATCACGGCGGCCGCGGTAGTGTTCCTGGGCAAGTTGCTGGGGGACGGTGATCTCGTGGGCGCGCCGCTGCAGGCGGCCATTGACGACGCACGCGCGGGGGGCGGCGCCGCGGGTGCAGATGCGATGCGCGTGGCGCGCGTGTTTGAGGGCGTGCGGGATTGGATGAACCTCCACATCGCCGGGTTGACACTGATCCTGCTGCCGTTCGAGGCACTCGCCTTCAAGTTGGCATTCCGCCGCTACCGGGACCTGAACTATCCCGAATGGCTGGTGATCACCACCTTCCTCACCGCGCAGACGATGGTGCTCTGGGTGTTGGCGCTTCCGTTGCAGCGCTGGTACCCGGGCATCTCGTCACTGGTCATGCTGCCGGCGATGGCCTATGGCGTCGTTTCGCTGGTTCAGTTCTTCAAGGGGCAGTCGCGCTGGAAGATCGCCCTGCGCGCCGCCTTGGGCTACGCGCTCTTCATGGTGGCCAATTCGCTGCTCACGGTGGCCCTGGTTATCGCGGTGCTGCTCATAAGCAGAACCTGA
- a CDS encoding glycosyltransferase family 2 protein, translating to MTQTDIAAIAAIVVSYQSAETIDDCLLRLRAADAVAAIRVVDNGSDDGTMEIVQRHAARDPRVHFIANPDNPGFGVACNQGAADLVGEDGVRWLAFVNPDCLVDAGTLARLRAHAASATRAMLIGADLVDEAGVRDAAARRRDPDFAAMLASLLRGASATQLGVAVDDTQPLQPVDAVSGALMLLERGLFARLGGFDAGYRLHAEDLDLCRRARQAGALVAVANDVRVVHVRGVSSRSRPLFVEWHKHRGLWRYYRKFDASRQRTSTRVAVFTMIWVRFPFALARKLFAAR from the coding sequence ATGACCCAGACCGACATCGCCGCGATTGCCGCCATTGTCGTCAGCTACCAGAGCGCCGAGACCATCGACGACTGCCTGCTGCGCCTACGCGCCGCCGATGCGGTCGCTGCGATCCGCGTGGTCGACAACGGTTCCGACGACGGCACCATGGAAATCGTGCAGCGCCACGCCGCGCGCGATCCGCGCGTGCACTTCATCGCCAATCCCGACAACCCGGGCTTCGGCGTGGCCTGCAACCAGGGCGCGGCGGATCTCGTGGGCGAAGACGGCGTGCGCTGGCTGGCCTTCGTCAATCCCGATTGCCTGGTGGATGCCGGCACGCTTGCCCGCCTGCGCGCGCATGCGGCTTCCGCCACGCGCGCCATGCTGATCGGTGCCGACCTCGTCGACGAAGCCGGTGTGCGCGATGCCGCCGCGCGGCGTCGCGATCCGGATTTCGCAGCGATGCTGGCGTCGCTGCTGCGCGGCGCGTCGGCGACGCAGCTCGGCGTCGCGGTGGACGACACGCAGCCGCTGCAGCCGGTGGATGCGGTGTCGGGCGCGCTGATGCTGCTGGAGCGCGGCTTGTTCGCCCGGCTCGGCGGCTTCGATGCCGGCTACCGGTTGCATGCCGAGGATCTCGACCTGTGCCGGCGCGCGCGCCAGGCCGGGGCCCTTGTCGCCGTCGCCAACGACGTGCGCGTGGTGCATGTGCGCGGGGTGTCGTCGCGGTCGCGGCCGTTGTTCGTGGAATGGCATAAGCACCGCGGCCTGTGGCGCTATTACCGCAAGTTCGATGCCTCGCGCCAGCGCACGTCGACGCGTGTGGCGGTGTTCACGATGATCTGGGTGCGCTTTCCTTTCGCGCTGGCGCGCAAGCTGTTCGCGGCTCGTTGA
- a CDS encoding glycosyltransferase family 2 protein — MPTANDVLPAANALPIVVVPVGVDEESLDACLAALESTTPAATRVWLADDAQCGPRGHAIIERWLGRTALQAHYTRRQRSVGEVAHLDEVLGACGDADVVVLASDTVPLPGWLARLSGCLHADGAIASATPWSNAGEAASFPRIGEINALPAERERLARAAAAMPGAAPELPTALTHAVLLRGSARQRAGGLDAASYGSWYAALIDLSLRLSGLGWRNVLCETAFVARSGEGTPADGDLDVIAARWPTWHARVAHFLMEDPLRDTRARLEVLLATIGPPDVQGDLFA; from the coding sequence ATGCCAACCGCCAACGACGTGCTCCCCGCCGCGAACGCACTGCCCATCGTCGTAGTGCCGGTCGGTGTCGACGAGGAATCGCTCGACGCCTGCCTCGCCGCGCTGGAGTCCACCACGCCCGCGGCGACGCGCGTCTGGCTCGCCGACGACGCGCAGTGCGGCCCGCGCGGCCACGCCATCATCGAGCGCTGGCTCGGGCGCACCGCCCTGCAGGCGCACTACACGCGGCGCCAGCGCAGCGTCGGTGAGGTCGCGCACCTGGACGAGGTGCTCGGCGCCTGTGGCGATGCCGACGTGGTCGTCCTCGCCAGCGACACGGTGCCGCTGCCGGGATGGCTGGCGCGCCTGTCCGGCTGCCTGCACGCCGACGGCGCGATCGCCTCGGCCACGCCGTGGAGCAATGCCGGCGAAGCCGCGTCCTTTCCGCGCATCGGCGAGATCAACGCGCTGCCGGCCGAGCGCGAACGGCTCGCGCGCGCCGCGGCAGCGATGCCGGGCGCTGCCCCGGAACTGCCGACGGCGCTGACCCACGCCGTGCTCCTGCGCGGCAGCGCGCGCCAGCGCGCGGGCGGCCTCGACGCGGCCAGTTACGGTTCCTGGTACGCCGCGTTGATCGACCTGTCGCTGCGCCTGTCCGGCCTGGGCTGGCGCAACGTGCTGTGCGAAACCGCCTTCGTCGCACGCAGCGGCGAAGGCACGCCGGCTGATGGCGACCTCGACGTCATCGCCGCGCGCTGGCCGACGTGGCACGCGCGCGTCGCCCATTTCCTGATGGAGGACCCGCTGCGCGACACCCGCGCGCGGCTGGAAGTCCTGCTCGCCACCATCGGTCCGCCCGACGTCCAGGGCGACCTGTTCGCATGA
- the gspD gene encoding type II secretion system secretin GspD, with amino-acid sequence MNRHPHSTLWSGPTSVANRTVAVAVALALTACSAVPVAQVRRDADPRTLQTPAGTSSATTAPGSGAEVVGGGVQPLPEDDQGPRPRIRRGSGQVINREAASAAPPALPATGGGATFNFEGESLHAVVKAILGDMLGQNYVIAPGVQGTVTLGTPKPVSPAEALNLLEMVLGWNNARLIYSGGRYNIVPSDQALASGAVAPRTGAPSLARGYEVRTVPLRYISASEMEKVLKPYARPNAVVNVDNSRNIISIAGTRTELENYLRTIEIFDVDWLSGMSVGVFPLTSGKANKVVADLEKVFGEQSKSPVAGMFRFMPLDGANAVLVITPQASYLDDIQEWLERIDSAGGDIQLYSYELKYIKAKDLADRLSEVFGSGRSSGNGGSGSAPSLMPGLDSVELQDSASGGSTADIKGTGSDSGSSGSSGSEMSLNARQGGNAAVTLDVNGDRVGVSAVEESNSLLVRSTPSAWKSIKDVIARLDVMPMQVHIEAQVATVQLSGELSYGVNWYLEAAKQDIGLPPDSLGIPKWSTIAGKLTNIGGVAWTLVNNDAAAVISALDAVSDVQILQSPSVVVRNNAEATFNVGSRIPISSVTVNPTAGTTNTISQVQYLDTGIILKVRPRISKDGMVFLDIVQEVSTPGSQADANGNVRIDTRKLKTEAAIQNGDTVLLAGLIDDGVTRGSNGFPGLSRIPIIGGLFGRQTSRTARSETIVLLTPTVIRNPQEARDLTDEYGARFRAMEPLHRTPRDPRK; translated from the coding sequence ATGAATCGTCATCCGCATTCCACGCTCTGGTCCGGCCCGACGTCCGTCGCCAACAGAACCGTTGCCGTCGCCGTCGCCCTCGCGCTCACCGCCTGCTCGGCTGTCCCGGTCGCGCAGGTTCGTCGCGACGCGGATCCGCGCACGCTGCAGACGCCCGCCGGAACCTCGTCCGCCACCACGGCGCCCGGGTCGGGCGCTGAAGTCGTTGGCGGCGGCGTGCAGCCGCTGCCCGAGGACGACCAGGGCCCGCGTCCGCGCATCCGCCGCGGCAGCGGCCAGGTGATCAACCGCGAAGCCGCCTCGGCCGCGCCGCCCGCATTGCCGGCGACCGGTGGCGGCGCGACGTTCAACTTCGAGGGCGAATCGCTGCACGCGGTGGTGAAGGCCATCCTCGGCGACATGCTCGGCCAGAACTACGTCATCGCCCCGGGCGTGCAGGGCACCGTCACCCTCGGCACGCCCAAGCCGGTGAGTCCCGCCGAAGCGCTCAACCTGCTGGAGATGGTGCTGGGCTGGAACAACGCGCGCCTGATCTACAGCGGCGGCCGCTACAACATCGTGCCGTCCGACCAGGCCCTGGCCAGCGGCGCGGTGGCGCCGCGCACTGGCGCGCCGTCGCTGGCGCGCGGCTACGAGGTCCGCACGGTGCCGCTGCGCTACATCTCCGCCAGCGAGATGGAGAAGGTGCTCAAGCCGTACGCGCGCCCGAACGCGGTGGTCAACGTCGACAACTCGCGCAACATCATCAGCATCGCCGGCACCCGCACCGAGCTGGAGAACTACCTGCGCACGATCGAGATCTTCGACGTGGACTGGTTGTCGGGCATGTCGGTGGGCGTGTTCCCGCTGACTTCCGGCAAGGCCAACAAGGTCGTCGCGGACCTGGAAAAGGTGTTCGGCGAACAGAGCAAGTCGCCGGTCGCCGGCATGTTCCGCTTCATGCCGCTGGACGGCGCCAACGCGGTGCTGGTGATCACCCCGCAGGCGAGCTACCTCGACGACATCCAGGAGTGGCTGGAGCGCATCGACAGCGCCGGCGGCGACATCCAGCTGTATTCGTACGAACTCAAGTACATCAAGGCCAAGGACCTCGCCGACCGCCTGTCCGAAGTGTTCGGTTCCGGCCGCAGCAGCGGCAACGGCGGCTCGGGCAGCGCCCCGTCGCTGATGCCCGGCCTGGACTCGGTCGAACTGCAGGACAGCGCCAGCGGCGGCAGCACCGCCGACATCAAGGGCACGGGCAGCGACAGCGGCAGTTCCGGCAGCAGCGGCAGCGAGATGTCGTTGAACGCGCGCCAGGGCGGCAACGCCGCGGTCACCCTCGACGTCAACGGCGACCGCGTCGGCGTGTCGGCGGTGGAGGAGAGCAATTCGCTGCTGGTGCGCAGCACGCCGTCGGCGTGGAAATCGATCAAGGACGTGATCGCGCGCCTCGACGTGATGCCGATGCAGGTGCACATCGAGGCGCAGGTCGCGACGGTGCAGCTGTCCGGCGAACTCAGCTACGGCGTCAACTGGTATCTCGAGGCCGCCAAGCAGGACATCGGCCTGCCGCCCGACAGCCTGGGCATTCCGAAGTGGAGCACGATCGCCGGCAAGCTCACCAACATCGGCGGCGTCGCCTGGACGCTGGTCAACAACGATGCCGCGGCGGTGATCAGCGCGCTCGATGCGGTCAGCGACGTGCAGATCCTGCAGTCGCCGTCGGTGGTGGTGCGCAACAACGCGGAAGCGACGTTCAACGTCGGCAGCCGCATTCCGATCTCCTCGGTCACCGTCAACCCGACCGCCGGCACCACCAACACCATCAGCCAGGTGCAGTACCTCGACACCGGCATCATCCTCAAGGTGCGCCCGCGCATCAGCAAGGACGGCATGGTGTTCCTCGACATCGTGCAGGAAGTCAGCACGCCGGGCAGCCAGGCCGACGCCAACGGCAACGTGCGCATCGACACGCGCAAGCTCAAGACCGAGGCGGCGATCCAGAACGGCGATACCGTGCTGCTGGCGGGCCTGATCGACGACGGCGTCACCCGCGGCAGCAACGGTTTCCCTGGCTTGAGCCGGATCCCGATCATCGGCGGCCTGTTCGGACGGCAGACGTCGCGCACGGCGCGCAGCGAGACGATCGTGCTGCTGACGCCGACCGTCATCCGCAACCCGCAGGAAGCGCGCGACCTCACCGACGAATACGGCGCGCGTTTCCGCGCCATGGAACCGCTGCATCGCACGCCGCGCGATCCGAGGAAATAA
- a CDS encoding general secretion pathway protein GspN codes for MRFDSAGPRTWVLATTAAWAVLSLLLALFGMGGRITPAPEDSALVRPLPALPKAVPERLGPLTQYAETANRPLFADDRRPHPFSLQPQGEDQAKAFNYVLTSVMITPAFKMAIIQAPDASTPPLRIKLGEADAALPSWTLQSLDPRSAVFVGPEGERRLELRVYNGVGGEAPTAVTKTDASPQGRPVVPPAGQAAAVSETPGPQGPAEVAPATAAVAPARTPASPTQPMTEQAQMEAIRKRIEARRAQLRQEAQQQQQQKPPVK; via the coding sequence ATGCGCTTTGACAGCGCCGGTCCGCGCACCTGGGTATTGGCGACGACGGCCGCGTGGGCCGTGCTGTCGCTGCTGCTGGCGCTGTTCGGCATGGGCGGGCGGATCACGCCGGCGCCCGAGGATTCGGCGCTGGTGCGTCCGTTGCCGGCCCTGCCCAAGGCGGTGCCCGAACGCCTGGGACCGCTGACGCAGTACGCCGAAACCGCCAACCGCCCGCTGTTCGCCGACGACCGCCGGCCGCATCCGTTCTCGCTGCAGCCGCAGGGCGAAGACCAGGCCAAGGCGTTCAACTACGTGCTGACCAGCGTGATGATCACGCCGGCCTTCAAGATGGCGATCATCCAGGCGCCCGATGCCAGCACGCCGCCATTGCGGATCAAGCTGGGCGAAGCCGATGCCGCGCTGCCCAGCTGGACCCTGCAATCGCTGGATCCGCGCAGCGCCGTGTTCGTCGGTCCCGAAGGCGAACGCCGGCTCGAACTGCGCGTCTACAACGGCGTCGGCGGCGAAGCGCCCACGGCCGTGACCAAGACCGATGCATCCCCGCAAGGCCGGCCGGTCGTGCCGCCGGCGGGCCAGGCCGCGGCCGTCAGCGAGACGCCCGGTCCGCAGGGGCCGGCGGAAGTCGCGCCGGCCACCGCCGCGGTTGCGCCGGCGCGGACCCCGGCCAGTCCCACTCAACCGATGACGGAACAGGCGCAGATGGAAGCCATCCGCAAGCGCATCGAAGCGCGTCGTGCGCAGCTGAGGCAGGAAGCCCAGCAGCAACAGCAACAGAAACCGCCGGTCAAATAG
- the gspM gene encoding type II secretion system protein GspM — MPVNDRDRWLALGLLAAVLLLAYAVLIHPWFTVPMRAVGERIDGARERELRLRTEINQAPVVRQRLQQARAALARTPGFLPERSPELATAALVQRLEAVVSQASPGRRACEITNRSPLQEPPREKYPRVTIQVRLRCGTPELANVLHSLEGGMPRLFVGNLNVLGQRVFFNPGQSGTQGGLDVSFDLYGYLQPGAVPPRPQRAAPLPGGNDDAL, encoded by the coding sequence ATGCCGGTCAATGACCGCGATCGCTGGCTCGCGCTCGGCCTGCTCGCGGCCGTGCTGCTGCTTGCCTATGCGGTGCTGATCCATCCGTGGTTCACCGTGCCGATGCGCGCGGTCGGCGAGCGCATCGACGGGGCGCGCGAACGCGAGCTGCGCCTGCGCACCGAGATCAACCAGGCGCCGGTGGTGCGCCAGCGCCTGCAGCAGGCGCGCGCGGCATTGGCGCGCACGCCCGGTTTCCTGCCCGAGCGCAGCCCGGAACTGGCCACCGCGGCGCTGGTGCAGCGGCTCGAAGCGGTGGTGTCGCAGGCGAGCCCCGGGCGCCGCGCCTGCGAGATCACCAACCGTTCGCCGCTGCAGGAACCGCCGCGCGAGAAGTACCCGCGCGTGACCATCCAGGTGCGCCTGCGCTGCGGCACGCCGGAACTGGCGAACGTGCTGCATTCGCTCGAAGGCGGGATGCCGCGGCTGTTCGTCGGCAACCTCAACGTCCTCGGCCAGCGCGTGTTCTTCAACCCGGGCCAGAGCGGCACGCAGGGCGGGCTCGATGTCAGCTTCGACCTGTACGGCTACCTGCAGCCCGGCGCCGTGCCGCCGCGGCCGCAACGCGCCGCGCCCCTGCCCGGAGGCAACGACGATGCGCTTTGA